A window of the Hordeum vulgare subsp. vulgare chromosome 5H, MorexV3_pseudomolecules_assembly, whole genome shotgun sequence genome harbors these coding sequences:
- the LOC123451997 gene encoding organic cation/carnitine transporter 7-like isoform X1, with translation MQFDNKHETYQPMCGCLLVFQMEDGVSTYTVDEALVSMGFGKFQAFVLAYSGMAKISEAMEMMLLSFVGQSVHAEWGLSAQEESFITSVVFLGMLVGAYCWGLVSDNYGRRVGFNFTALVTGGAGLLSAFAPNYPSLIVLRFFVGVGLGGGPVLSSWFLEFVPAPNRGTWMVIFSAFWTIGTILEASLAWAVMPAFGWRWLLALSSLPSFALLLFYPLTLESPRYLCMKGRIADAVHVMETMARVNRVALPSGRLSAGHRVELHEMADSAESAQLVSARKTNPVDHASKPGIGGLNAILRLLSPNLIRSTLLLWTVFLGLAFLYYGLVLLTSELSHGNSICSSEGAVTVETTHSTDVNLYRNVFITSFGEVPGLILSAAIVDKFGRKLSMSLMLYVSCLCIAPLMFAQTESLTTVFLFGARICISASFIVLHIYAPEIYPTAVRATGVGFASSIARFGGILCPLVAVGLVHACHQTAAIAVFITVMLASAVAVSYFPLETSGRKLSDHIAA, from the exons ATGCAGTTTGATAACAAACATGAAACCTATCAACCCATGTGTGGCTGTCTGCTTGTTTTTCAGATGGAGGACGGCGTGTCAACTTATACCGTCGATGAGGCGCTTGTGTCCATGGGGTTCGGAAAGTTCCAAGCATTCGTGCTTGCCTATTCCGGGATGGCCAAGATCTCGGAGGCGATGGAAATGATGCTTCTGTCGTTTGTTGGGCAGTCGGTTCACGCTGAATGGGGGCTTTCTGCACAGGAAGAGAGTTTCATCACAAGTGTTGTATTTTTAGGGATGCTCGTAGGAGCATACTGTTGGGGCTTAGTTTCGGACAACTATGGGAGAAG GGTTGGGTTCAACTTCACAGCCCTTGTAACCGGCGGGGCTGGTCTTCTCAGTGCCTTCGCGCCAAACTATCCATCTTTGATAGTACTAAGATTTTTTGTTGGTGTTGGACTGGGTGGTGGACCAGTTCTATCTTCTTGGTTTCTAGAGTTTGTCCCTGCTCCTAACCGAGGAACTTGGATGGTTATCTTCTCAGCATTTTGGACCATTGGCACAATACTGGAAGCTTCGCTCGCTTGG GCTGTGATGCCAGCTTTTGGATGGAGGTGGCTGCTAGCGCTCTCATCATTGCCATCATTTGCCCTACTACTCTTCTACCCATTGACACTCGAGTCACCAAGATACCTATGCATGAAGGGCAGAATAGCTGATGCAGTGCATGTTATGGAAACAATGGCACGAGTAAACCGTGTAGCTCTCCCTTCTGGACGGCTTAGTGCTGGCCATCGAGTGGAGCTCCACGAGATGGCAGATTCCGCAGAATCTGCGCAGTTGGTTTCAGCTAGGAAAACTAACCCTGTCGATCACGCCAGCAAACCTGGGATAGGGGGCCTGAATGCCATCTTAAGGCTTTTGTCTCCAAATCTAATTAGATCGACTCTTCTTCTTTGGACTGTCTTTCTCGGTCTCGCCTTCTTGTACTACGGTCTTGTTCTGCTAACCTCGGAGCTGAGTCATGGAAATAGTATCTGTAGCTCAGAAGGAGCAGTAACAGTTGAAACAACCCACTCAACTGATGTTAATCTCTACAGGAATGTATTCATCACTAGCTTTGGAG AGGTTCCGGGCCTTATTCTGTCGGCCGCCATCGTGGACAAGTTCGGACGCAAGCTCTCGATGTCCTTGATGCTTTACGTCAGTTGCCTGTGCATAGCTCCTCTCATGTTCGCTCAGACGGAATCCCTGACGACCGTCTTCCTGTTTGGAGCGCGCATCTGCATCTCTGCCAGCTTCATCGTCCTGCACATCTACGCCCCCGAG ATATACCCGACGGCGGTGAGGGCGACGGGCGTGGGGTTCGCAAGCTCCATCGCCCGCTTCGGCGGGATCCTGTGCCCGCTCGTGGCCGTCGGGCTGGTGCACGCGTGCCACCAGACCGCGGCCATCGCTGTGTTCATCACGGTGATGCTGGCATCGGCCGTCGCCGTGTCCTACTTCCCCCTGGAGACGAGTGGGCGGAAGCTGAGCGACCACATCGCGGCGTAG
- the LOC123451997 gene encoding organic cation/carnitine transporter 7-like isoform X2 codes for MEDGVSTYTVDEALVSMGFGKFQAFVLAYSGMAKISEAMEMMLLSFVGQSVHAEWGLSAQEESFITSVVFLGMLVGAYCWGLVSDNYGRRVGFNFTALVTGGAGLLSAFAPNYPSLIVLRFFVGVGLGGGPVLSSWFLEFVPAPNRGTWMVIFSAFWTIGTILEASLAWAVMPAFGWRWLLALSSLPSFALLLFYPLTLESPRYLCMKGRIADAVHVMETMARVNRVALPSGRLSAGHRVELHEMADSAESAQLVSARKTNPVDHASKPGIGGLNAILRLLSPNLIRSTLLLWTVFLGLAFLYYGLVLLTSELSHGNSICSSEGAVTVETTHSTDVNLYRNVFITSFGEVPGLILSAAIVDKFGRKLSMSLMLYVSCLCIAPLMFAQTESLTTVFLFGARICISASFIVLHIYAPEIYPTAVRATGVGFASSIARFGGILCPLVAVGLVHACHQTAAIAVFITVMLASAVAVSYFPLETSGRKLSDHIAA; via the exons ATGGAGGACGGCGTGTCAACTTATACCGTCGATGAGGCGCTTGTGTCCATGGGGTTCGGAAAGTTCCAAGCATTCGTGCTTGCCTATTCCGGGATGGCCAAGATCTCGGAGGCGATGGAAATGATGCTTCTGTCGTTTGTTGGGCAGTCGGTTCACGCTGAATGGGGGCTTTCTGCACAGGAAGAGAGTTTCATCACAAGTGTTGTATTTTTAGGGATGCTCGTAGGAGCATACTGTTGGGGCTTAGTTTCGGACAACTATGGGAGAAG GGTTGGGTTCAACTTCACAGCCCTTGTAACCGGCGGGGCTGGTCTTCTCAGTGCCTTCGCGCCAAACTATCCATCTTTGATAGTACTAAGATTTTTTGTTGGTGTTGGACTGGGTGGTGGACCAGTTCTATCTTCTTGGTTTCTAGAGTTTGTCCCTGCTCCTAACCGAGGAACTTGGATGGTTATCTTCTCAGCATTTTGGACCATTGGCACAATACTGGAAGCTTCGCTCGCTTGG GCTGTGATGCCAGCTTTTGGATGGAGGTGGCTGCTAGCGCTCTCATCATTGCCATCATTTGCCCTACTACTCTTCTACCCATTGACACTCGAGTCACCAAGATACCTATGCATGAAGGGCAGAATAGCTGATGCAGTGCATGTTATGGAAACAATGGCACGAGTAAACCGTGTAGCTCTCCCTTCTGGACGGCTTAGTGCTGGCCATCGAGTGGAGCTCCACGAGATGGCAGATTCCGCAGAATCTGCGCAGTTGGTTTCAGCTAGGAAAACTAACCCTGTCGATCACGCCAGCAAACCTGGGATAGGGGGCCTGAATGCCATCTTAAGGCTTTTGTCTCCAAATCTAATTAGATCGACTCTTCTTCTTTGGACTGTCTTTCTCGGTCTCGCCTTCTTGTACTACGGTCTTGTTCTGCTAACCTCGGAGCTGAGTCATGGAAATAGTATCTGTAGCTCAGAAGGAGCAGTAACAGTTGAAACAACCCACTCAACTGATGTTAATCTCTACAGGAATGTATTCATCACTAGCTTTGGAG AGGTTCCGGGCCTTATTCTGTCGGCCGCCATCGTGGACAAGTTCGGACGCAAGCTCTCGATGTCCTTGATGCTTTACGTCAGTTGCCTGTGCATAGCTCCTCTCATGTTCGCTCAGACGGAATCCCTGACGACCGTCTTCCTGTTTGGAGCGCGCATCTGCATCTCTGCCAGCTTCATCGTCCTGCACATCTACGCCCCCGAG ATATACCCGACGGCGGTGAGGGCGACGGGCGTGGGGTTCGCAAGCTCCATCGCCCGCTTCGGCGGGATCCTGTGCCCGCTCGTGGCCGTCGGGCTGGTGCACGCGTGCCACCAGACCGCGGCCATCGCTGTGTTCATCACGGTGATGCTGGCATCGGCCGTCGCCGTGTCCTACTTCCCCCTGGAGACGAGTGGGCGGAAGCTGAGCGACCACATCGCGGCGTAG
- the LOC123451999 gene encoding protein STRUBBELIG-RECEPTOR FAMILY 5: MPRPRRPVAVLLLLSAVLAVAVAKTDRADVEALNVLFTSMKKPSKLDGWKADGGDPCDDDDGWRGVDCSDSSVTKIDLSGLDLTGNLGYQLSGLKSVTKFDVSDNKLSGEIPYALPPNLVQLNLQGNAFTGGIPFSVSQMSDLETLNVGSNHLNGQLTDMFSQLPKLSTMDLSDNRFSGNLPQSFQHLTDLKTLNLEGNQFTGHVDVLAKLSSLEDLNLQNNKFTGWIPSKLKKIDSLKTDGNQWSSGSAPPGMDKGSSAGASSSEGSDGGINGFLIGALVIAVLLAAVILLSVLQMKRSSPVSSHYYMDDSGHSSTVNMKPLEKSASIDSVALPALPYKTMNDNEFQIKLNSSRRISEPISLVTYSSSELQAATGNWHSSRLIGQGTVGRVYKAKYANGQVLAIKKFDPLSFSERSDFVELVTGISRLRQPSINEIVGYCAETGQFMMVYEHHTNGSLYEFLHLSDDYSKPLTWDTRVRIALGTAQALEYLHEICSPPVIHKNIKSSNVLLDADLNPHLSDCGLAFFYEDPNESLGPGYSPPECARPSGYTMKSDVYSFGVIMLELLTGRRSYDSSKPGNEQSLVQFVTPQLRDSDALGAVADPALRGLYPPKALSRFADVIARCVQSDPKLRPPMSEVSQELTGCVQRTASSRRGGGLYSASMRSDVSDW, translated from the exons ATGCCTCGTCCACGGCGGCCGgtcgccgtcctcctcctcctatcggCGGTGCTCGCCGTCGCGGTGGCCAAGACCGACCGGGCCGACG TGGAGGCGCTGAACGTGCTCTTCACCAGCATGAAGAAGCCGTCCAAGCTGGACGGCTGGAAGGCGGACGGCGGCGACCcctgcgacgacgacgacggctggAGAGGCGTCGACTGCAGCGACTCCTCCGTCACCAAAAT TGACCTGTCGGGGCTCGACCTCACCGGCAACCTCGGCTACCAGCTCTCCGGCCTCAAATCAGTAACCAAATT CGATGTGAGCGACAACAAGCTCAGCGGCGAGATCCCCTACGCGCTCCCGCCCAACCTGGTTCAGCT AAATCTGCAAGGGAATGCCTTTACCGGCGGGATTCCCTTTTCGGTATCTCAGATGTCTGATCTGGAGACACT AAACGTCGGAAGCAATCACTTAAACGGGCAGCTGACGGACATGTTCTCGCAACTTCCAAAGCTCTCGACAAT GGATCTCTCTGACAACCGCTTCTCCGGTAACCTGCCCCAGAGTTTCCAGCACCTCACAGACCTCAAGACACT GAACTTGGAGGGCAACCAGTTCACTGGCCATGTCGACGTTCTGGCCAAACTTTCTTCTCTGGAGGATCT GAATCTGCAGAACAACAAGTTCACCGGGTGGATTCCAAGTAAACTGAAAAAAATCGACAGCCTCAA GACTGATGGGAACCAGTGGTCATCCGGGTCGGCTCCTCCTGGCATGGACAAGGGGTCTTCGGCGGGAGCCTCATCGAGCGAAGGGAGCGATGGCGGGATCAACGGTTTCCTTATCGGAGCATTGGTCATAGCTGTGCTCCTTGCAGCTGTTATTCTCTTGTCAGTGCTGCAGATGAAGCGATCCTCTCCCGTCTCGTCTCACTACTACATGGACGACTCAG GCCATTCTTCAACGGTCAACATGAAGCCGCTGGAGAAATCGGCGTCGATTGACAGTGTAGCACTGCCTGCTTTGCCTTACAAGACGATGAACGACAATGAGTTTCAGATCAAGCTAAACAGTTCGAGGCGGATCTCAGAACCGATCAGCCTGGTGACCTACTCATCGTCAGAGCTGCAAGCGGCCACTGGCAACTGGCACAGTAGCAGGCTAATAGGCCAGGGAACGGTCGGTCGGGTTTACAAGGCAAAATATGCCAACGGACAG GTGCTGGCTATCAAGAAGTTTGATCCGCTGAGCTTCTCGGAGAGAAGCGACTTCGTGGAGCTTGTCACCGGCATCTCCAGGCTACGCCAACCGAGCATCAATGAGATTGTGGGCTACTGCGCAGAGACCGGGCAGTTCATGATGGTGTATGAGCACCATACTAACGGGTCCCTCTATGAGTTCCTGCACTTGTCAGACGATTACAGCAAGCCTCTCACCTGGGATACCCGCGTTCGGATCGCTCTCGGTACAGCTCAGGCTCTGGA GTACCTGCATGAGATCTGCTCGCCTCCGGTCATCCACAAGAACATAAAGTCATCCAATGTCTTGCTCGACGCCGACCTCAACCCTCACCTCTCCGACTGCGGCCTCGCATTCTTCTACGAG GATCCAAATGAGAGCTTGGGGCCAGGGTACAGCCCCCCCGAGTGCGCAAGGCCATCGGGTTACACGATGAAGAGCGACGTGTACAGCTTTGGTGTGATCATGCTCGAGCTATTAACCGGCCGGAGGTCCTACGATAG CTCAAAGCCGGGAAATGAGCAGTCCTTGGTCCAGTTTGTGACACCGCAGCTCCGCGACAGCGACGCCCTGGGAGCGGTAGCGGACCCGGCCCTGCGCGGCCTGTATCCGCCCAAGGCGCTGTCCCGCTTTGCCGACGTGATCGCCCGCTGCGTCCAG TCTGACCCGAAGCTCCGGCCGCCCATGTCGGAGGTGTCGCAGGAGCTCACCGGCTGCGTTCAGCGCACCGCCAGCagcaggaggggcggcggcctctACAGCGCGTCAATGCGCAGCGACGTCTCCGATTGGTGA
- the LOC123451998 gene encoding TORTIFOLIA1-like protein 2, with translation MKSSTAAPSKGKAAFELKHKLVQALNKIADRDTYQIGLSELQTTVDALAPDMVGPFLSCVIDTDADQKSAVRKECVKAIGALARSHGALLAPHMPKVVTSVVRRLKDADSVVRDACVDTCGTLSACAREFGDGGAALVALVRPLFESLGEQNRYVQAGAALCLAKVIDESSYFPGPVLPQMLLRVVKILKNPHFMAKPAVIELLRSIVQAEGASTEQALSSALTSIMDSLKSSDWTTRKAASLALSSIAVSSGYLVASFRTSCLRSLERCKFDKVKPVRDAITHAIQLWKAIPGSETPEPSEAGSSTKENFFGDHNDARSVHDGGSRATSFRRVDPTPSASVVSGSSITSVKKRSPLSVNKTPQNNASNQQHLKSSDWHVEISVPKQNTVPDLGKKGYGSNRMLKYAKGSPYGIVDEDIKSDYDPMDDKQECSSLSEVASRSYETKHVTSALEVTEDCDPSQVSELCPGALEIKSIDSTVTDVTSHGTHACCLSATKELALIRKQLQDMERKQANLFDLLQEFMTNSVENMSVLNSKVHNLEYAVDKTVYTITQSESRYQLPGSKGFKNQSVSSSPRLSNSTPRSSVDANFKPPTIPHLKQEKKWAHDLPSKGTSTCMKEGHEFLKSHARNRVMKPGARSSEESYIPSSVSSRASGIKGTFPVPFTSPRDQPDLRNALCASNQACEFRGADGMEPAYAEALSYGDYDDLIDLMDRTGPVLDKLSRETGNELLRVIADQFLDTKLFDLALPWIQQVVDLSTVYKPSQVFVSARAQREFLSALEEVATRGSTEPAIRIAIVQLAFKLTKACEAAPCRKISTRVSRGSESVVMATAI, from the exons ATGAAGTCCAGCACGGCCGCCCCGTCCAAGGGCAAGGCGGCGTTCGAGCTCAAGCACAAGCTCGTCCAAGCCCTCAACAAGATCGCCGACAGGGACACCTACCAGATCGGCCTCAGCGAGCTCCAAACCACCGTCGACGCCCTGGCCccggacatggtcggccccttcctCTCCTGCGTCATCGACACCGACGCGGACCAGAAGAGCGCGGTGCGCAAGGAGTGCGTCAAGGCGATCGGCGCGCTGGCGCGGTCGCACGGGGCCCTGCTGGCGCCGCACATGCCCAAGGTGGTCACCAGCGTCGTCCGACGCCTCAAGGACGCCGACTCCGTCGTCAGGGACGCGTGCGTCGACACCTGCGGCACCCTCTCGGCGTGCGCCAGGGAGTTCGGCGACGGCGGCGCCGCGCTCGTCGCGCTGGTGCGGCCGCTGTTCGAGTCGCTGGGCGAGCAGAACAGGTATGTCCAGGCCGGGGCCGCGCTCTGCCTGGCCAAGGTCATCGATGAGAGCAGCTACTTCCCTGGCCCTGTTCTGCCACAGATGCTCCTTCGTGTTGTTAAGATCCTCAAGAACCCGCATTTCATGGCCAAGCCCGCGGTGATCGAGCTGCTCAGAAGCATTGTTCAG GCTGAAGGTGCTTCTACAGAGCAGGCTTTATCATCAGCACTAACAAGTATTATGGATTCCCTGAAGAGTAGTGACTGGACTACAAGGAAAGCAGCTTCTCTAGCTCTTTCAAGTATCGCTGTCAGCTCTGGGTATTTGGTTGCGTCTTTCAGAACTTCATGCCTTCGATCCCTTGAACGTTGTAAATTTGACAAG GTAAAACCGGTGCGTGATGCTATTACCCATGCCATTCAGTTGTGGAAAGCTATCCCAGGGTCTGAGACTCCTGAACCTTCAGAAGCTGGATCATCCACAAAAG AAAACTTCTTTGGTGACCATAATGATGCAAGAAGTGTACATGATGGTGGATCAAGAGCAACTTCTTTTAGGAGAGTTGATCCTACACCTTCAGCATCTGTTGTCAGTGGCAGTTCTATCACTTCTGTAAAGAAGAGATCCCCGTTGTCTGTCAACAAGACACCTCAAAACAATGCCTCAAATCAGCAGCATTTGAAGTCAAGTGACTGGCATGTGGAGATATCAGTCCCTAAGCAGAATACAGTGCCAGATCTTGGGAAAAAGGGATATGGCAGCAACCGCATGTTGAAATATGCAAAAGGAAGTCCTTATGGAATTGTAGATGAAGACATCAAGTCTGACTATGACCCTATGGATGACAAACAAGAATGCTCCTCTTTATCAGAAGTAGCCAGCAGGAGCTATGAGACGAAGCATGTCACCTCTGCTCTGGAAGTCACTGAAGATTGTGACCCCTCGCAAGTTAGTGAGCTTTGCCCTGGGGCTCTAGAAATCAAGAGCATAGACTCCACTGTTACAGATGTCACTTCACATGGCACTCATGCCTGTTGTCTGAGTGCGACGAAAGAATTAGCCCTTATCAGGAAGCAACTACAAGATATGGAAAGgaagcaagcaaatctttttgatCTTCTGCAG GAGTTCATGACGAATTCTGTGGAGAACATGTCAGTGCTGAACTCAAAAGTGCACAATTTGGAGTATGCAGTAGACAAAACTGTGTATACAATTACTCAGAGTGAAAGCCGCTATCAACTTCCTGGCTCCAAGGGTTTTAAGAACCAGAGTGTCTCTTCTTCGCCCAGGCTTTCTAATTCGACACCCAGGTCATCTGTCGATGCCAACTTCAAGCCACCAACAATTCCTCATTTGAAACAAGAGAAGAAGTGGGCTCACGATCTACCATCGAAGGGCACAAGCACTTGCATGAAAGAGGGTCATGAATTTCTGAAGAGCCATGCCCGTAACAGAGTTATGAAGCCTGGGGCTAGGAGCTCAGAGGAAAGTTACATTCCAAGTTCAGTGAGTAGTCGAGCATCAGGGATCAAGGGGACCTTCCCAGTTCCATTTACGAGTCCACGTGATCAGCCTGATCTGCGAAATGCATTGTGTGCTTCCAATCAGGCTTGCGAGTTTCGCGGTGCTGACGGCATGGAGCCTGCATATGCTGAAGCCCTTAGCTATGGTGATTATGATGATCTGATTGACCTGATGGACAGAACTGGACCTGTTCTTGACAAGTTGTCGCGTGAAACGGGAAATGAACTTTTGAGGGTTATTGCTGACCAGTTCCTCGATACAAAGCTATTTGACTTGGCCCTACCTTGGATTCAACAG GTAGTGGATCTAAGCACAGTTTACAAGCCAAGCCAAGTCTTTGTATCTGCGAGGGCACAAAGGGAGTTCCTTTCGGCACTGGAGGAAGTGGCAACCCGTGGATCCACGGAACCAGCCATCAGAATCGCCATCGTGCAGCTCGCATTTAAACTGACCAAGGCTTGTGAGGCTGCTCCATGCAG GAAAATCTCAACCAGAGTGTCCAGGGGAAGCGAGTCCGTCGTCATGGCCACTGCGATCTGA